One Candidatus Cardinium hertigii DNA window includes the following coding sequences:
- a CDS encoding ankyrin repeat domain-containing protein: protein MYPVTIYRLVGIAFKWLFCIGILLSQTFHYSQAALEKMHAPPTSPPPQQLILAIESNDVQKAAALIGDRQNINDTDFFGYSPLHYAVKRGKVPIVSLLIKAKALLNQVSIQHGNTPLLLAIETGHKKITSLLLTAGADTTIKNHLGYNALHLAIQHKREDLVQLLLEAAAPYNSCTPEGYTPLLLAIQAGSIPMIQQLVKRNNITDFQDKNGYNALHWAIKKQAKAIFTILVQSGKFNVQAVSQKGETPLHLIAANRNIHPSFLKQLLSVSVLQVNATDAAGSTPLHYAAAANHFKAVQGLVKHANIQVNQQNHAGQTALHYAVANNHVAMVKQLLTRVGSAVSLANKKGITPIEWAMRHKYTKIYRLLLAHISFIESEEMVDTDSYAQ, encoded by the coding sequence ATGTATCCAGTAACTATTTATCGATTGGTTGGTATTGCATTCAAATGGCTATTTTGTATAGGGATCCTATTAAGCCAAACGTTTCATTACAGTCAGGCAGCCTTAGAAAAGATGCACGCTCCCCCTACTTCTCCTCCGCCTCAACAGCTTATATTGGCTATTGAATCAAACGATGTACAAAAGGCAGCTGCCTTGATAGGTGACCGTCAAAATATTAATGACACAGATTTTTTTGGGTATAGTCCTTTGCATTACGCTGTTAAACGCGGTAAGGTTCCCATTGTTTCTCTACTCATTAAAGCAAAAGCGCTATTAAACCAAGTGAGTATACAGCATGGCAATACACCGCTGCTATTAGCTATTGAAACAGGGCATAAAAAAATTACTTCCCTTTTGCTAACTGCTGGTGCAGATACAACAATAAAGAATCATTTGGGATATAACGCCTTACATCTGGCTATTCAACACAAAAGAGAAGACCTTGTACAGCTCCTGCTAGAAGCAGCTGCTCCCTATAATAGCTGTACCCCAGAAGGCTATACTCCTTTGCTCTTGGCCATCCAAGCGGGCAGTATCCCTATGATACAGCAATTAGTAAAACGCAATAATATTACTGATTTTCAAGATAAAAATGGATATAATGCTTTGCATTGGGCTATCAAAAAGCAGGCCAAAGCTATTTTTACCATACTGGTGCAATCGGGCAAATTCAATGTGCAGGCAGTAAGTCAAAAGGGGGAAACCCCTCTGCATCTTATAGCAGCCAACCGGAATATACATCCATCGTTTTTAAAGCAGCTGTTATCTGTTTCCGTCTTACAAGTAAATGCAACGGATGCAGCAGGGAGTACGCCTTTGCATTATGCAGCAGCTGCCAATCATTTTAAAGCTGTGCAAGGTTTAGTAAAACATGCCAACATACAGGTAAACCAGCAGAACCATGCAGGCCAAACAGCATTACATTATGCCGTAGCCAACAACCATGTAGCTATGGTTAAGCAGCTATTAACGCGTGTTGGTAGTGCGGTTTCATTAGCGAATAAAAAAGGGATAACACCCATAGAATGGGCTATGCGTCATAAGTATACTAAAATTTACAGGCTATTATTGGCACATATCAGTTTTATAGAAAGCGAAGAAATGGTAGATACAGACAGTTACGCGCAGTAA
- the glyA gene encoding serine hydroxymethyltransferase — protein sequence MQPDPTVPLLIEKEKKRQESTLTLIASENFVSAQVAAATGSLLTNKYAEGLPGKRYYGGCHIIDEIESLAIERAKSLFKVAWANVQPHSGSQANAALMMAVLKPGDKILGFNLAHGGHLTHGSPVNFSGRLYQASFYGVNPDTGYIDWESVAKKAKKERPAIIICGASAYSRDWDYIQLRAIADEVAAFLWADISHPAGLISQGLLNDPFPYCHFVTTTTHKTLRGPRGGLLLMGQDFDNPFGKTNRNGLLHKMSALLDAAVFPGTQGGPLEHSIAAKAVAFYEAMTHSFKCYARQVQKNAHVMAQAFLDEGYSILSGGTDNHLLLLDLYKQNITGKQAETVLEQADIITNRNLVPFDKNTPQVTSGIRLGTAAVTTRGLKEKDMLLIVEWIDYLLKNKDKDSQIKKVKQMVNAYMCRFPLTTVDGSVTE from the coding sequence ATGCAACCAGATCCCACTGTTCCTTTATTGATAGAGAAAGAAAAAAAACGTCAAGAATCGACGTTAACGCTGATTGCGTCTGAAAATTTTGTTTCTGCACAGGTAGCTGCTGCTACGGGTAGCCTACTGACCAACAAATATGCAGAAGGGCTACCGGGGAAACGTTACTATGGCGGATGCCACATCATAGATGAGATAGAATCATTGGCTATTGAACGTGCTAAAAGCTTATTTAAAGTGGCATGGGCAAATGTGCAGCCGCATTCTGGTTCTCAAGCTAATGCTGCATTAATGATGGCTGTTTTAAAACCTGGCGATAAGATTTTAGGCTTTAATTTGGCACATGGAGGCCATTTAACCCATGGCTCCCCTGTGAATTTTTCCGGTAGATTATACCAGGCTTCTTTCTATGGTGTAAATCCAGATACAGGTTATATTGATTGGGAATCAGTAGCTAAAAAAGCAAAAAAAGAAAGACCTGCTATTATTATTTGTGGTGCGTCTGCCTATAGTCGCGATTGGGATTATATACAATTGCGTGCTATTGCAGATGAAGTAGCTGCTTTCTTATGGGCAGATATTTCCCATCCTGCGGGACTTATCAGTCAAGGATTGTTAAATGATCCTTTTCCTTATTGCCATTTTGTAACTACTACGACCCATAAAACCCTTCGGGGACCTAGGGGGGGACTGCTATTAATGGGACAAGATTTCGATAATCCCTTCGGTAAAACCAATAGAAATGGACTATTACATAAGATGTCTGCCTTACTGGATGCTGCTGTTTTTCCTGGTACACAGGGTGGACCATTAGAGCATAGTATAGCAGCTAAAGCCGTTGCCTTTTATGAGGCCATGACGCATAGCTTTAAGTGTTATGCTAGGCAGGTACAAAAAAATGCCCACGTTATGGCACAAGCCTTCCTAGATGAAGGGTATAGTATTCTATCAGGTGGAACGGATAACCATTTGTTGTTGCTCGATCTCTACAAACAAAATATTACAGGTAAACAAGCTGAAACGGTTTTAGAACAAGCGGATATTATTACCAATAGAAATTTGGTTCCCTTTGATAAAAATACCCCTCAAGTTACATCCGGTATTCGCTTGGGAACAGCTGCTGTTACTACCAGAGGCTTGAAAGAAAAAGATATGCTGTTGATAGTGGAATGGATAGACTATCTGCTTAAAAATAAAGACAAAGATTCCCAGATTAAGAAAGTAAAGCAAATGGTTAATGCCTATATGTGCCGCTTCCCGTTGACTACTGTGGATGGCTCCGTTACTGAGTAA
- a CDS encoding leucine-rich repeat domain-containing protein — translation MLVKWIGRIWPELLCEVIQYTKYTNRTKTISKKLRITAKSTEEYTEEKLIRYYKKCFKKPQLLKSKHAGFLTHPAERNFSITTIDLAYNAIGSEGAKTLAATIKF, via the coding sequence TTGCTTGTCAAATGGATAGGCAGAATATGGCCTGAATTACTTTGTGAAGTAATTCAGTATACAAAGTATACAAATAGAACTAAAACTATAAGTAAGAAGTTACGGATTACTGCTAAATCCACGGAAGAATATACAGAAGAAAAGTTGATTCGTTATTATAAAAAGTGCTTTAAGAAACCCCAGTTACTTAAAAGTAAGCATGCAGGTTTTCTCACTCATCCAGCAGAAAGGAACTTTTCTATTACAACTATTGACCTAGCATACAATGCAATTGGATCTGAGGGGGCAAAAACATTAGCCGCAACAATTAAATTTTAA
- a CDS encoding Rpn family recombination-promoting nuclease/putative transposase, with protein sequence MEKITPKIDLAFKKIFGVEENKDLLIALINATVSPEDQVVDLTLLNPYNPKNFRSDKLSILDVKAIGETGKRFNIEIQITDEADYDKRALYYWAKLYTDQLKSSETYSSLNKAIGIHILNFISITDSNKYHNVFHIREQESGLPYFTDLELHTIELIKFSNDPKEDLETLLKKIKNSLDIWIAFLTRHDLLNKDNLPQPLNSNSLKKALHVLDTINFTAEERMAYEDRLKWLRIEANTLEKARNEGKAEGKAEGEMAKALSIAKAMLQHGYPIEAITSLTGLSTEQIKQITQYS encoded by the coding sequence ATGGAAAAAATTACGCCAAAAATAGATTTGGCCTTTAAAAAAATATTTGGGGTAGAAGAAAATAAGGATCTATTGATTGCATTAATAAATGCTACTGTTTCTCCGGAGGATCAAGTGGTAGATCTTACCCTATTAAATCCCTATAACCCAAAAAATTTTAGAAGTGATAAACTATCCATACTAGATGTGAAAGCCATAGGAGAAACAGGGAAAAGGTTTAATATAGAAATTCAAATTACAGATGAAGCAGATTATGATAAACGCGCTTTATATTATTGGGCTAAGCTGTATACTGATCAATTAAAATCTTCTGAGACTTACTCCTCTTTAAACAAAGCAATAGGAATTCATATTCTTAATTTTATTTCTATAACAGATAGCAATAAGTATCATAATGTATTCCATATCAGAGAACAAGAGAGTGGACTGCCCTACTTTACTGACCTGGAATTGCATACCATAGAGCTGATTAAGTTCAGTAACGATCCAAAGGAAGACCTAGAAACATTATTAAAAAAAATAAAGAATTCGTTAGACATTTGGATAGCTTTTCTTACCCGACATGACTTACTCAACAAAGATAATTTGCCCCAACCGTTAAATAGCAACAGCTTAAAAAAGGCGTTGCATGTTTTAGATACGATAAACTTCACTGCTGAGGAAAGAATGGCTTACGAAGATCGCTTGAAATGGTTAAGGATAGAAGCGAATACGCTAGAGAAAGCTAGAAACGAAGGTAAAGCAGAAGGTAAAGCAGAGGGAGAAATGGCAAAAGCCCTTTCTATAGCTAAGGCTATGCTTCAGCATGGTTACCCTATAGAAGCTATTACCTCACTAACTGGATTATCTACAGAACAGATTAAGCAGATTACGCAATATTCCTAA
- a CDS encoding Rpn family recombination-promoting nuclease/putative transposase, whose protein sequence is MEKITPKIDLAFKKIFGVEENKDLLIALINATVSPEDQVVDLTLLNPYNPKNFRSDKLSILDVKAIGETGKRFNIEIQITDEADYDKRALYYWAKLYTDQLKSSETYSSLNKAIGIHILNFISITDSNKYHNVFHIREQESGLPYFTDLELHTIELIKFSNDPKENLETLLKKIKNSLDIWIAFLTRHDLLNKDNLPQPLNSNSLKKALHVLDTINFTAEERMAYEDRLKWLRIEANTLEKARNEGKAEGKAEGKAEGKAEGKAEGIQEGIQEGIQIGQKKGKLEGEREKAFSIAKAMLQHGYPIEAITSLTGLSTEQIKQITQYS, encoded by the coding sequence ATGGAAAAAATTACGCCAAAAATAGATTTGGCCTTTAAAAAAATCTTTGGGGTAGAAGAAAATAAGGATCTATTGATTGCATTAATAAATGCTACTGTTTCTCCGGAGGATCAAGTGGTAGATCTTACCCTATTAAATCCCTATAACCCAAAAAATTTTAGAAGTGATAAACTATCCATACTAGATGTGAAAGCCATAGGAGAAACAGGGAAAAGGTTTAATATAGAAATTCAAATTACAGATGAAGCAGATTATGATAAACGCGCTTTATATTATTGGGCTAAGCTGTATACTGATCAATTAAAATCTTCTGAGACTTACTCCTCTTTAAACAAAGCAATAGGAATTCATATTCTTAATTTTATTTCTATAACAGATAGCAATAAGTATCATAATGTATTCCATATCAGAGAACAAGAGAGTGGACTGCCCTACTTTACCGATCTGGAATTGCATACCATAGAGCTGATTAAGTTCAGTAACGATCCAAAGGAAAACCTAGAAACATTATTAAAAAAAATAAAGAATTCGTTAGACATTTGGATAGCTTTTCTTACCCGACATGACTTACTCAACAAAGATAATTTGCCCCAACCGTTAAATAGCAACAGCTTAAAAAAGGCGTTGCATGTTTTAGATACGATAAACTTCACTGCTGAGGAAAGAATGGCTTATGAAGATCGCTTGAAATGGTTAAGGATAGAAGCGAATACGCTAGAGAAAGCTAGAAACGAAGGTAAAGCAGAGGGTAAAGCAGAAGGTAAAGCAGAGGGTAAAGCAGAAGGTAAAGCAGAAGGCATACAAGAGGGTATACAAGAAGGCATACAAATAGGTCAAAAGAAAGGCAAGCTAGAGGGAGAAAGGGAAAAAGCCTTTTCTATAGCTAAGGCTATGCTTCAGCATGGTTACCCTATAGAAGCTATTACCTCACTAACTGGATTATCTACAGAACAGATTAAGCAGATTACGCAATATTCCTAA
- a CDS encoding Rpn family recombination-promoting nuclease/putative transposase, whose translation MEKITPKIDLAFKKIFGVEENKDLLIALINATVSPEDQVVDLTLLNPYNPKNFRSDKLSILDVKAIGETGKRFNIEIQITDEADYDKRALYYWAKLYTDQLKSSETYSSLNKAIGIHILNFISITDSNKYHNVFHIREQESGLPYFTDLELHTIELIKFSNDPKEDLETLLKKIKNSLDIWIAFLTRHDLLNKDNLPQPLNSNSLKKALHVLDTINFTAEERMAYEDRLKWLRIEANTLEKARNEGKAEGKAEGIQEGIQEGIQIGQKKGKLEGEREKAFSIAKGMLQHGYPIEAISSLTGLSAEQIKQITQYS comes from the coding sequence ATGGAAAAAATTACGCCAAAAATAGATTTGGCCTTTAAAAAAATCTTTGGGGTAGAAGAAAATAAGGATCTATTGATTGCGTTAATAAATGCTACTGTTTCTCCGGAGGACCAAGTGGTAGATCTTACCCTATTAAATCCCTATAACCCAAAAAATTTTAGAAGTGATAAACTATCTATACTAGATGTGAAAGCCATAGGAGAAACAGGGAAAAGGTTTAATATAGAAATTCAAATTACAGATGAAGCAGATTATGATAAACGCGCTTTATATTATTGGGCTAAGCTGTATACTGATCAATTAAAATCTTCTGAGACTTACTCCTCTTTAAACAAAGCAATAGGAATTCATATTCTTAATTTTATTTCTATAACAGATAGCAATAAGTATCATAATGTATTCCATATCAGAGAACAAGAGAGTGGACTGCCCTACTTTACCGATCTGGAATTGCATACCATAGAGCTGATTAAGTTCAGTAACGATCCAAAGGAAGACCTAGAAACATTATTAAAAAAAATAAAGAATTCGTTAGACATTTGGATAGCTTTTCTTACCCGACATGACTTGCTCAACAAAGATAACTTACCCCAACCGTTAAATAGCAACAGCTTAAAAAAGGCGTTGCATGTTTTAGATACGATAAACTTCACTGCTGAGGAAAGAATGGCTTATGAAGATCGCTTGAAATGGTTGAGGATAGAAGCGAATACGCTAGAGAAAGCTAGAAACGAAGGTAAAGCAGAGGGTAAAGCAGAAGGTATACAAGAGGGTATACAAGAAGGCATACAAATAGGTCAGAAGAAAGGCAAGCTAGAGGGAGAAAGGGAAAAAGCCTTTTCTATAGCTAAGGGCATGCTTCAGCATGGTTACCCTATAGAAGCTATTAGCTCACTCACTGGATTATCTGCAGAACAGATTAAACAGATTACGCAATATTCCTAA
- a CDS encoding sodium:solute symporter family transporter, whose protein sequence is MIENTSPIWLARLTSIVVGLCAMLLAFCCKDLLALLMLAIALYVPIVTAPFVLALFGFRCNSCTALIGVITGILAILAWNRWSKPITGMDGSFFCMLASDLVMLVTHYLLPQPAGTAVGIS, encoded by the coding sequence TTGATTGAAAATACAAGTCCTATTTGGTTAGCAAGGCTCACTTCTATAGTGGTAGGCTTATGCGCTATGTTATTGGCTTTTTGTTGCAAGGATTTGTTAGCATTATTAATGCTAGCTATAGCTTTATATGTTCCTATTGTAACGGCACCTTTCGTCTTAGCGCTTTTTGGATTTCGCTGCAACTCTTGTACAGCATTAATAGGTGTGATTACTGGCATATTAGCTATTTTAGCTTGGAACCGATGGAGTAAACCAATAACTGGTATGGATGGTTCCTTTTTTTGCATGTTAGCCAGTGATTTAGTCATGCTAGTGACCCACTACTTATTGCCGCAACCAGCAGGAACAGCGGTGGGTATCTCCTGA
- a CDS encoding Rpn family recombination-promoting nuclease/putative transposase, with product MEKITPKIDLAFKKIFGVEENKDLLIALINATVSPEDQVVDLILLNPYNPKNFRSDKLSILDVKAIGETGKRFNIEIQITDEADYDKRALYYWAKLYTDQLKSSETYSSLNKAIGIHILNFISITDSNKYHNVFHIREQESGLPYFTDLELHTIELIKFSNDPKENLETLLKKIKNSLDIWIAFLTRHDLLNKDNLPQPLNSNSLKKALYVLDTINFTAEERMAYEDRLKWLRIEANTLEKARNEGKAEGKAEGKAEGKAEGKAEGKAEGKAEGEMAKAFSIAKAMLQHGYPIEAISSLTGLSTEQIKQITQYS from the coding sequence ATGGAAAAAATTACGCCAAAAATAGATTTGGCCTTTAAAAAAATCTTTGGGGTAGAAGAAAATAAGGATTTATTGATTGCATTAATAAATGCTACTGTTTCTCCGGAGGACCAAGTGGTAGATCTTATCCTATTAAATCCCTATAACCCAAAAAATTTTAGAAGTGATAAACTATCTATACTAGATGTGAAAGCCATAGGAGAAACAGGGAAAAGGTTTAATATAGAAATTCAAATTACAGATGAGGCAGATTATGATAAACGCGCTTTATATTATTGGGCTAAGCTGTATACTGATCAATTAAAATCTTCTGAGACTTACTCCTCTTTAAACAAAGCAATAGGAATTCATATTCTTAATTTTATTTCTATAACAGATAGCAATAAGTATCATAATGTATTCCATATCAGAGAACAAGAGAGTGGACTGCCCTATTTTACCGATCTGGAATTGCATACCATAGAGCTGATTAAGTTCAGTAACGATCCAAAGGAAAACCTAGAAACATTATTAAAAAAAATAAAGAATTCGTTAGACATTTGGATAGCTTTTCTTACCCGACATGACTTGCTCAACAAAGATAACTTACCCCAACCGTTAAATAGCAACAGCTTAAAAAAGGCGTTGTATGTTTTAGATACGATAAACTTCACTGCTGAGGAAAGAATGGCTTATGAAGATCGCTTGAAATGGTTGAGGATAGAAGCGAATACGCTAGAGAAAGCTAGAAACGAAGGTAAAGCAGAGGGTAAAGCAGAAGGTAAAGCAGAAGGTAAAGCAGAGGGTAAAGCAGAGGGTAAAGCAGAAGGTAAAGCAGAGGGAGAAATGGCAAAAGCCTTTTCTATAGCTAAGGCTATGCTTCAGCATGGTTACCCTATAGAAGCTATTAGCTCACTAACTGGATTATCTACAGAACAAATTAAGCAGATTACGCAATATTCCTAA
- a CDS encoding Rpn family recombination-promoting nuclease/putative transposase, with amino-acid sequence MEKITPKIDLAFKKIFGVEENKDLLIALINATVSPEDQVVDLTLLNPYNPKNFRSDKLSILDVKAIGETGKRFNIEIQITDEADYDKRALYYWAKLYTDQLKSSETYSSLNKAIGIHILNFISITDSNKYHNVFHIREQESGLPYFTDLELHTIELIKFSNDPKEDLETLLKKIKNSLDIWIAFLTRHDLLNKDNLPQPLNSNSLKKALHVLDTINFTAEERMAYEDRLKWLRIEANTLEKARNEGKAEGKAEGKAEGKAEGKAEGKAEGKAEGIQEGIQEGIQIGQKKGKLEGEMAKAFSIAKAMLQHGYPIEAISSLTGLSTEQIKQITQYS; translated from the coding sequence ATGGAAAAAATTACGCCAAAAATAGATTTGGCCTTTAAAAAAATCTTTGGGGTAGAAGAAAATAAGGATCTATTGATTGCGTTAATAAATGCTACTGTTTCTCCGGAGGATCAAGTGGTAGATCTTACCCTATTAAATCCCTATAACCCAAAAAATTTTAGAAGTGATAAACTATCCATACTAGATGTGAAAGCCATAGGAGAAACAGGGAAAAGGTTTAATATAGAAATTCAAATTACAGATGAAGCAGATTATGATAAACGCGCCTTATATTATTGGGCTAAGCTGTATACTGATCAATTAAAATCTTCTGAGACTTACTCCTCTTTAAACAAAGCAATAGGAATTCATATTCTTAATTTTATTTCTATAACAGATAGCAATAAGTATCATAATGTATTCCATATCAGAGAACAAGAGAGTGGACTGCCCTATTTTACCGATCTGGAATTGCATACCATAGAGCTGATTAAGTTCAGTAACGATCCAAAGGAAGACCTGGAAACATTATTAAAAAAAATAAAGAATTCGTTAGACATTTGGATAGCTTTTCTTACCCGACATGACTTACTCAACAAAGATAATTTGCCCCAACCGTTAAATAGCAACAGCTTAAAAAAGGCGTTGCATGTTTTAGATACGATAAACTTCACTGCTGAGGAAAGAATGGCTTATGAAGATCGCTTGAAATGGTTAAGGATAGAAGCGAATACGCTAGAGAAAGCTAGAAACGAAGGTAAAGCAGAGGGTAAAGCAGAGGGTAAAGCAGAAGGTAAAGCAGAAGGTAAAGCAGAAGGTAAAGCAGAAGGTAAAGCAGAAGGCATACAAGAGGGTATACAAGAAGGCATACAAATAGGTCAAAAGAAAGGCAAGCTAGAGGGAGAAATGGCAAAAGCCTTTTCTATAGCTAAGGCTATGCTTCAGCATGGTTACCCTATAGAAGCTATTAGCTCACTAACTGGATTATCTACAGAACAAATTAAGCAGATTACGCAATATTCCTAA
- a CDS encoding Rpn family recombination-promoting nuclease/putative transposase, which produces MEKITPKIDLAFKKIFGVEENKDLLIALINATVSPEDQVVDLTLLNPYNPKNFRSDKLSILDVKAIGETGKRFNIEIQITDEADYDKRALYYWAKLYTDQLKSSETYSSLNKAIGIHILNFISITDSNKYHNVFHIREQESGLPYFTDLELHTIELIKFSNDPKEDLETLLKKIKNSLDIWIAFLTRHDLLNKDNLPQPLNSNSLKKALHVLDTINFTAEERMAYEDRLKWLRIEANTLEKARNEGKAEGKAEGKAEGKAEGIQEGIQEGIQIGQKKGKLEGEREKAFSIAKAMLQHGYPIEVISSLTGLSTEQIKQITQYS; this is translated from the coding sequence ATGGAAAAAATTACGCCAAAAATAGATTTGGCCTTTAAAAAAATCTTTGGGGTAGAAGAAAATAAGGATCTATTGATTGCGTTAATAAATGCTACTGTTTCTCCGGAGGATCAAGTGGTAGATCTTACCCTATTAAATCCCTATAACCCAAAAAATTTTAGAAGTGATAAACTATCCATACTAGATGTGAAAGCCATAGGAGAAACAGGGAAAAGGTTTAATATAGAAATTCAAATTACAGATGAAGCAGATTATGATAAACGCGCTTTATATTATTGGGCTAAGCTGTATACTGATCAATTAAAATCTTCTGAGACTTACTCCTCTTTAAACAAAGCAATAGGAATTCATATTCTTAATTTTATTTCTATAACAGATAGCAATAAGTATCATAATGTATTCCATATCAGAGAACAAGAGAGTGGACTGCCCTACTTTACCGATCTGGAATTGCATACCATAGAGCTGATTAAGTTCAGTAACGATCCAAAGGAAGACCTAGAAACATTATTAAAAAAAATAAAGAATTCGTTAGACATTTGGATAGCTTTTCTTACCCGACATGACTTGCTCAACAAAGATAACTTACCCCAACCGTTAAATAGCAACAGCTTAAAAAAGGCGTTGCATGTTTTAGATACGATAAACTTCACTGCTGAGGAAAGAATGGCTTATGAAGATCGCTTGAAATGGTTGAGGATAGAAGCGAATACGCTAGAGAAAGCTAGAAACGAAGGTAAAGCAGAGGGTAAAGCAGAGGGTAAAGCAGAAGGTAAAGCAGAAGGCATACAAGAGGGTATACAAGAAGGCATACAAATAGGTCAAAAGAAAGGCAAGCTAGAGGGAGAAAGGGAAAAAGCCTTTTCTATAGCTAAGGCTATGCTTCAGCATGGTTACCCTATAGAAGTTATTAGCTCACTAACTGGATTATCTACAGAACAGATTAAGCAGATTACGCAATATTCCTAA
- a CDS encoding sodium:solute symporter family protein — protein sequence MNNLFLMLLFDQLPLCMVMIFLIVTLLVGLYYSDKTTTLRAYAVGDKQFSTLTLVATTLATSWGGGQLVRDVEQVYDRGLYWMIFSCLSFADVWILIPLSLRMGGFIQHFSMPESMGSVYGKYPRFITALAGIASSIAIIASQINVMSLAISKCIETEQPIYIGCTTVAAALILIFYSTFGGIRAVTFTDVLQFVTFSAVIPLFTWFMFRQTGKSINDIAIFIHNQPKFQFSYVFHFDRNLFIMLSMVLGIMAAIDPTTMQRIYMASSPRQANKVFLYSGLFSFLMIGCIIVASLFVFVSMPTLSTAEVWPYIMNHIPSVFKGCICISLLAMTMSTADSKLNTCSVMVSHDIVESIKQCNIPLFQSSSLRFMVQPLQWLARLIENTSPIWLARLTSIVVGLCAMLLAFCCKDLLALLMLAIALYVPIVTAPFVLALFGFRGSSQTALIGMITGIVAILAWNRWIKPITGMDGSFFCMLANGLAMLAAHYLLPQPAGTGWVSPDQT from the coding sequence GTGAATAATCTGTTTTTAATGCTATTATTTGATCAGCTACCACTTTGTATGGTTATGATTTTTTTAATTGTAACCCTACTGGTAGGCCTTTACTACAGCGATAAAACAACCACGCTACGAGCATATGCAGTAGGGGACAAGCAATTTTCTACTTTAACTTTAGTGGCTACTACATTAGCTACTAGCTGGGGAGGGGGGCAGTTAGTACGGGATGTTGAGCAGGTTTATGACCGTGGCCTTTACTGGATGATTTTTTCCTGTTTAAGCTTTGCGGATGTATGGATACTTATTCCTTTGTCTTTACGCATGGGGGGCTTTATACAGCACTTTTCTATGCCAGAAAGCATGGGTAGCGTATATGGAAAATACCCACGGTTTATTACTGCTTTAGCTGGTATTGCTTCTTCTATAGCGATTATTGCTAGTCAGATTAATGTAATGTCATTGGCTATCAGTAAGTGCATAGAAACAGAGCAGCCAATATATATTGGCTGTACTACAGTAGCTGCTGCGCTAATTCTTATTTTTTATTCTACTTTCGGTGGTATTCGTGCGGTTACTTTTACAGACGTATTGCAATTTGTAACTTTTTCTGCTGTTATTCCTCTATTTACCTGGTTTATGTTTAGGCAAACAGGAAAATCCATTAATGATATTGCCATTTTTATTCATAATCAGCCTAAATTTCAATTTAGCTATGTATTTCATTTTGATCGTAATCTTTTCATTATGCTATCGATGGTTTTAGGTATTATGGCTGCTATAGATCCTACTACGATGCAACGGATATATATGGCTTCTAGTCCGAGGCAGGCTAATAAAGTTTTTCTTTATTCCGGTCTTTTTAGTTTTCTAATGATCGGTTGTATTATTGTAGCCAGTTTATTTGTTTTTGTAAGCATGCCGACATTATCTACAGCAGAGGTATGGCCTTACATCATGAACCATATCCCCTCTGTTTTCAAAGGGTGTATTTGTATCAGTTTACTAGCCATGACCATGTCGACTGCTGATTCCAAGTTAAATACCTGTTCTGTAATGGTTAGCCATGATATAGTAGAAAGTATAAAGCAATGCAATATCCCTCTGTTTCAGTCTTCTTCTTTACGGTTTATGGTACAGCCATTACAATGGCTGGCACGTTTGATTGAAAATACAAGTCCTATTTGGTTAGCAAGGCTCACTTCTATAGTGGTAGGCTTATGCGCTATGTTATTGGCTTTTTGTTGCAAGGATTTGTTAGCATTATTAATGTTAGCTATAGCCTTATATGTTCCTATTGTAACGGCACCTTTCGTCTTAGCGCTTTTTGGTTTTCGTGGAAGTTCCCAAACAGCATTAATAGGTATGATTACTGGTATAGTAGCTATTTTAGCTTGGAACCGATGGATTAAACCAATAACTGGTATGGATGGTTCCTTTTTTTGCATGTTAGCCAATGGTTTAGCCATGCTAGCGGCCCACTACTTATTGCCGCAACCAGCAGGAACAGGGTGGGTATCTCCTGATCAAACGTAA